A single Dermacentor albipictus isolate Rhodes 1998 colony chromosome 3, USDA_Dalb.pri_finalv2, whole genome shotgun sequence DNA region contains:
- the LOC139057758 gene encoding uncharacterized protein, producing the protein MSRSVGAVFAAMPSRGNRMPASVEQGYHVVLPPLPTGSCVLNTVFLHGDVKARPFRVEDFRDTLAHLKLLPEVVALGAFQMNHVWAVTFESAEATKKMLKYTEVQVKERRCLVVDPHNRDVRVKLHWLLHNVHDEDVHAAFAPYGKVNDVQKEQWRVPGITDKGSSMRTVTLKLKPGVTRDDLPHQLRVAGIMALVVVPGRAPLCLRCNRTGHIRRECRVPRCSVCQRFGHEESQCVRTYANIAGPSRSEEVVNEHLMDEVDAEESASASRPSLAPLSKKDPAINSTKRDVEQVASEAIPTSGKTTSAKDAETSNDASTSKQPSVATSEDDSSVMDTTETSKAAAAAKRTHEESTGEEQNASTQSVGEPPVKTATGRRPTFRPTPTIPPDRKAAATQRT; encoded by the coding sequence ATGTCGCGCTCCGTAGGGGCGGTGTTTGCGGCTATGCcaagccgcggaaacaggatGCCTGCGTCCGTTGAACAGGGATACCATGTTGTTTTGCCACCACTGCCTACAGGTTCGTGTGTTTTAAACACAGTTTTTCTTCATGGTGACGTGAAAGCGAGGCCATTCCGTGTCGAAGATTTTCGCGACACGCTGGCTCATCTGAAATTGCTCCCCGAGGTGGTCGCCTTGGGGGCTTTCCAGATgaaccacgtctgggcggtgacgTTCGAGAGTGCAGAGGCGACAAAGAAAATGCTGAAGTATACGGAAGTTCAAGTCAAGGAACGACGATGTTTGGTTGTGGATCCACACAACCGAGATGTCCGGGTTAAACTCCACTGGTTGCTGCACAATGTGCACGACGAAGACGTACACGCGGCGTTTGCTCCATACGGGAAAGTCAACGACGTCCAGAAAGAGCAATGGCGTGTACCAGGCATCACGGACAAAGGGTCGTCTATGCGTACAGTGACCCTCAAGCTGAAGCCAGGTGTGACACGTGATGATCTACCGCATCAGCTACGAGTAGCAGGCATAATGGCGCTAGTGGTCGTGCCAGGTCGTGCTCCACTGTGTCTTCGGTGCAACCGTACGGGGCACATCAGGCGCGAGTGCCGCGTGCCACGTTGCTCTGTGTGTCAACGCTTCGGCCACGAAGAAAGTCAGTGCGTGCGCACGTATGCAAACATTGCGGGACCATCGAGAAGTGAGGAAGTCGTCAACGAGCACCTCATGGACGAAGTCGACGCAGAGGAAAGTGCTAGTGCGTCGAGACCATCTCTGGCGCCACTTTCAAAGAAAGACCCAGCCATAAATTCTACGAAACGAGATGTAGAGCAGGTTGCGAGTGAAGCCATACCGACATCTGGAAAGACAACATCAGCTAAGGACGCTGAAACAAGTAATGACGCAAGTACAAGCAAGCAACCCTCCGTAGCAACGAGTGAGGACGATTCAAGCGTAATGGACACTacggaaaccagcaaagcagctgcagcggccaaAAGAACGCACGAAGAAAGTACCGGCGAAGAGCAGAATGCGAGCACTCAAAGTGTGGGCGAACCACCTGTGAAGACAGCAACTGGTCGGAGGCCAACCTTTAGACCAACGCCAACCATACCGCCGGACAGAAAGGCGGCGGCGACGCAGCGGACTTAA